In one Arthrobacter jinronghuae genomic region, the following are encoded:
- a CDS encoding glycosyltransferase family 2 protein: MFMTEPPRVLVIMPAWNEGETVGDTVREVLAQGKGYDVLVVDDGSSDDTARLAGEAGATVLKLPFNLGVGGAMRAGFKYAKTHGYQTVIQVDSDGQHDPRDIERVVQGLQHADISIGARFAEEGDYKVTGPRKWAMSFLAAVISRLAKTKLTDVTSGFRAGNVRAINQYIDHYPAEYLGDTIDSLVVAIRSGCAVAQVPVTMRVRQGGVPSHNPAKSAVYLLRSVFALFLALTRRKSQVPSDKA, translated from the coding sequence ATGTTCATGACGGAACCACCCCGAGTACTCGTGATCATGCCGGCCTGGAACGAGGGTGAGACCGTCGGGGACACCGTCCGGGAAGTCCTCGCCCAGGGCAAAGGCTACGACGTATTGGTGGTCGACGACGGCTCGTCCGACGACACCGCACGTCTGGCAGGTGAAGCCGGGGCCACTGTGTTGAAGCTTCCGTTCAATCTCGGCGTCGGCGGCGCCATGCGCGCCGGCTTCAAGTATGCCAAGACCCACGGCTACCAGACTGTCATCCAGGTCGACTCCGACGGCCAGCACGACCCGCGAGACATCGAACGTGTTGTCCAGGGACTGCAGCACGCCGATATTTCCATCGGCGCACGTTTTGCCGAGGAGGGCGACTACAAGGTTACGGGCCCGCGCAAATGGGCCATGTCCTTTCTGGCTGCCGTGATTTCCCGACTCGCCAAGACCAAGCTGACGGACGTGACCTCCGGTTTCCGGGCGGGAAACGTCCGGGCCATCAACCAGTACATTGACCATTATCCGGCAGAGTACCTCGGGGACACCATCGATTCCCTGGTGGTGGCCATCCGGTCAGGATGCGCCGTCGCCCAGGTGCCCGTGACCATGAGGGTTCGACAGGGCGGCGTCCCGAGCCACAACCCGGCAAAATCCGCTGTATACCTGCTTCGTTCCGTATTTGCCCTGTTCCTTGCGCTTACCCGCCGCAAGTCCCAGGTTCCGTCAGATAAGGCATAA
- the rfbA gene encoding glucose-1-phosphate thymidylyltransferase RfbA, whose product MRGIILAGGTGSRLHPITLGISKQLVPVYDKPMIYYPLSTLILAGIRDILIITTPHDAEQFQRLLGDGSQFGVNLTYARQPEPDGLAQAFIIGAEHIGDDSVALVLGDNIFYGQGMGTQLRRFADVDGGSIFGYWVGDPRAYGVVEFDADGRAVSLEEKPEQPKSSYAVPGLYFYGNDVVDIARELKPSPRGELEITDINRVYLEQQRLHVEVLPRGTAWLDTGTFDSLNDASNFVRTVESRQGLKIGAPEETAWRMGFLSDEGLRVRAEALVKSGYGQYLLNILDQGR is encoded by the coding sequence ATGCGCGGAATCATACTCGCCGGCGGGACCGGATCCAGGCTTCACCCCATCACCCTAGGCATCAGCAAGCAGCTGGTGCCGGTCTACGACAAGCCGATGATTTACTATCCGCTGTCCACGCTGATCCTGGCCGGAATCCGCGACATCCTGATTATCACCACTCCGCATGACGCCGAGCAGTTCCAGCGCCTGCTCGGCGACGGATCCCAGTTCGGCGTGAACCTGACCTACGCCCGGCAGCCGGAACCGGACGGTCTGGCGCAGGCCTTCATTATCGGGGCGGAGCACATTGGCGACGACAGCGTGGCCCTCGTGCTGGGCGACAACATATTCTACGGCCAGGGAATGGGCACGCAGCTGCGGCGGTTTGCCGACGTCGACGGCGGCTCCATCTTCGGCTACTGGGTGGGCGATCCGCGGGCCTACGGTGTTGTGGAGTTCGACGCCGACGGCCGTGCGGTGTCCCTGGAGGAGAAGCCGGAGCAGCCGAAGAGCAGCTACGCCGTTCCGGGGCTTTACTTTTACGGTAACGACGTCGTCGATATAGCCAGGGAGCTGAAGCCGTCTCCGCGCGGTGAGCTGGAGATTACCGACATCAACAGGGTGTACCTGGAACAGCAGCGCCTGCACGTGGAAGTCCTGCCGCGGGGCACCGCGTGGCTGGATACCGGCACCTTCGATTCGCTCAATGACGCCTCCAACTTTGTCCGCACGGTCGAGAGCCGACAGGGCCTAAAAATCGGAGCACCCGAGGAGACCGCCTGGCGGATGGGTTTCCTCTCTGATGAAGGACTGCGTGTCCGTGCTGAGGCCCTCGTCAAGAGCGGCTACGGGCAGTATCTGCTGAACATACTCGACCAGGGTCGCTAA
- the rfbB gene encoding dTDP-glucose 4,6-dehydratase: protein MKRILVTGGAGFIGSNFVHYALAETDAHITVIDKLTYAGNLDSLAGLPSDRFEFVHGDITDEPLVEKLTEASDAVVHYAAESHNDNSLHDPRPFLDTNIIGTYTLIQAARKFNKRFHHISTDEVYGDLAIDDPARFTENTPYNPSSPYSSTKAGSDLLVRAWVRSFGLQATISNCSNNYGPYQHVEKFIPRQITNVIDGVRPKLYGAGENVRDWIHADDHSSAVLTILEHGRIGETYLIGADGEKTNKEVVELILERMGRDRDDFEHVTDRPGHDLRYAIDSTKLRTELGWKPRFSSFETGLDNTIKWYMDNESWWRPRKAETESRYLEQGQ from the coding sequence ATGAAGCGGATACTTGTCACCGGCGGCGCCGGGTTCATCGGATCAAATTTCGTTCACTATGCACTCGCCGAAACAGACGCTCATATAACGGTTATCGACAAGCTTACCTATGCGGGAAACCTCGATTCCCTGGCGGGCCTCCCCTCCGACCGGTTCGAATTTGTCCACGGCGATATCACCGATGAGCCCCTCGTGGAAAAGCTTACCGAGGCCTCGGACGCGGTAGTCCATTATGCGGCGGAATCGCACAACGACAATTCCCTGCATGATCCCCGGCCTTTTCTGGACACGAATATCATCGGCACGTACACGCTGATTCAAGCCGCACGGAAATTCAATAAGCGTTTCCACCACATATCCACGGACGAGGTATACGGCGACCTGGCTATTGACGACCCCGCCCGCTTCACCGAAAACACCCCGTACAACCCCTCCAGCCCGTATTCCTCCACCAAGGCGGGGTCCGACCTGCTGGTGCGCGCGTGGGTCCGTTCCTTTGGCCTCCAGGCAACCATCAGCAACTGCTCCAATAACTACGGCCCTTACCAGCATGTGGAGAAGTTCATTCCGCGCCAGATCACTAACGTGATTGACGGCGTCCGCCCAAAGCTCTACGGGGCGGGTGAAAACGTCCGCGACTGGATCCATGCCGACGACCACTCTTCCGCGGTCCTGACCATCCTGGAACACGGACGCATCGGCGAGACGTACCTGATCGGCGCCGACGGAGAAAAGACCAACAAGGAAGTCGTTGAGCTGATCCTCGAGCGCATGGGAAGGGACCGGGACGATTTTGAACACGTGACCGACCGGCCGGGACATGATCTGCGGTACGCCATCGATTCCACAAAGCTCCGAACCGAGCTGGGATGGAAGCCGCGTTTCTCATCCTTCGAAACCGGACTCGACAACACCATCAAGTGGTACATGGACAACGAGTCCTGGTGGCGCCCCCGCAAGGCGGAAACCGAGAGCCGCTACCTGGAGCAGGGCCAGTGA
- a CDS encoding GtrA family protein, whose amino-acid sequence MSNDKDLGLRPPVSPHPEPYRGRITSPASRLRNLILGPAGRYLLVGGVSFAVDFFLLVLLHEYFGVELWLATPIAFLTSFAANYFLSRFFTFAGSGARGTSFVKYVALVLFNTVAASLIVSGFEAVGSSYMLGKVASTAMMTVWNYFLYKHFVFAQNKAPRVA is encoded by the coding sequence ATGTCCAATGACAAGGATCTTGGGCTACGCCCGCCCGTCTCACCGCATCCGGAGCCGTACCGCGGCAGGATAACCTCGCCCGCTTCCCGGCTACGGAACCTCATCCTCGGCCCGGCCGGCAGGTACCTGTTGGTCGGCGGGGTTTCCTTCGCCGTGGACTTTTTCCTGCTGGTCCTCCTGCACGAATACTTTGGTGTGGAGCTCTGGCTGGCCACGCCCATCGCCTTCCTCACCAGTTTTGCGGCCAACTATTTCCTGTCGCGTTTCTTCACTTTTGCCGGGTCCGGCGCCCGTGGAACCAGCTTCGTCAAATACGTGGCCCTGGTGCTCTTCAATACAGTTGCCGCCAGCCTGATAGTTTCCGGATTTGAGGCGGTAGGCAGCAGCTACATGCTTGGCAAAGTCGCATCGACGGCCATGATGACCGTCTGGAATTACTTTCTTTACAAACACTTTGTGTTCGCACAGAACAAGGCCCCCCGCGTCGCCTGA
- a CDS encoding CpaF family protein, which produces MDAARIVEDEVRELIRVRGLDPQEQSAEVRRLVDAAVSDYDERSLLGTLPPLGRPESVRRQVFDAVAGFGALQPLLDDPTVEEVWINSPSEVYLARDGRSELTSLTLTSEQVRLLVERMLKSSGRRLDLSSPFVDAALPDGSRLHVAIPDVTRRHWAVNIRKFVARARRLDHLVELGTLTPAAARFLGAAVAAGLNILVSGATQAGKTTMLNCLAASIGPRERVVTVEEIFELQLPLRDVVGLQCRQPNLEGQGEIPLRRLVKEALRMRPDRLIVGEVREAESLDMLIALNAGLPGMCTIHANSARDAVTKLCTLPLLAGNNISSAFVVPTVASCIDLVVHCSRTGTGRREVTEILALGRRVEGGIIESSPVFGPVDGKLAVTASAMPSADKFASAGVNIAALLGAAA; this is translated from the coding sequence ATGGATGCAGCGCGGATAGTCGAAGACGAGGTACGCGAGCTCATCCGTGTGCGCGGGCTGGATCCGCAGGAACAGTCCGCGGAGGTTCGGCGGCTCGTGGATGCTGCCGTCTCCGACTACGACGAGCGCTCCCTGCTGGGGACCCTGCCGCCGCTGGGCCGGCCGGAATCCGTTCGCCGGCAGGTGTTCGACGCCGTAGCAGGCTTCGGTGCGCTCCAGCCGCTGCTGGATGATCCCACGGTCGAAGAAGTGTGGATCAACTCGCCCTCCGAGGTTTATCTCGCACGGGACGGCCGGTCCGAGCTGACTTCCCTGACGCTGACTTCCGAGCAGGTGCGGCTTCTGGTGGAACGGATGCTGAAGTCCTCCGGCCGGCGGCTTGATCTTTCCTCCCCGTTCGTAGACGCGGCCTTACCGGACGGGTCCCGTCTGCACGTTGCCATCCCCGACGTGACCAGGCGGCACTGGGCAGTGAATATCCGCAAGTTCGTGGCCCGTGCCCGCCGCCTTGATCACCTTGTGGAGCTGGGCACGCTGACTCCGGCAGCCGCCCGCTTTCTCGGCGCCGCCGTGGCTGCCGGGTTGAACATCCTCGTCTCCGGCGCCACGCAGGCGGGGAAAACCACCATGCTCAACTGTCTCGCTGCGTCTATCGGACCGAGGGAACGGGTGGTTACGGTCGAGGAAATCTTCGAACTCCAGCTCCCACTGCGGGATGTGGTGGGGCTGCAGTGCCGTCAGCCGAACCTGGAGGGACAGGGCGAAATCCCGCTGCGCAGGCTCGTGAAGGAAGCATTGCGGATGCGCCCCGACCGGCTGATCGTGGGGGAGGTCCGTGAAGCGGAGAGCCTGGACATGCTGATTGCGCTTAACGCGGGTTTGCCCGGCATGTGCACCATCCACGCGAACAGTGCACGGGACGCGGTAACCAAGCTGTGCACGCTGCCCCTGCTGGCGGGAAACAATATTTCCAGTGCCTTCGTGGTTCCAACGGTGGCCTCCTGTATCGACCTGGTGGTTCACTGCTCCAGAACCGGTACAGGACGACGCGAGGTCACCGAAATCCTGGCCCTGGGACGGCGGGTGGAAGGCGGGATCATCGAGTCGTCCCCGGTATTCGGTCCGGTGGACGGCAAGCTGGCCGTGACGGCTTCGGCCATGCCGTCGGCCGACAAGTTCGCCTCTGCCGGCGTGAACATCGCCGCCTTGCTCGGGGCGGCAGCATGA
- a CDS encoding GH25 family lysozyme: MNRQSLFRWLGGAVLGGALVCGSLPAAALTTTPDPDGPPTPAAPEIPASPATAEETGPAPVEADPGAQEADHEQPGAEDTAPAPQPAATAEKKAADPAQDRAEESADPPADAVGPLGARMGQGLERLMATGDPQVPTDEEIRERRDAEADPETPADVPDLGTPAKLDEAEASTATPAETPQASPGSSNGAASLSPAATWMPAGIQGLDVSSHQGNVDWQRAWNQGGRFAYVKATEGTYYKNPFYGQQYNGSKNTGMLRGAYHFAIPTPGSARAEANFFVDNGGGWSADGNTLPPLLDIEYNPYPELGNTCYNMSAGQMVSWIREFSNTIQARTGRLPMIYTTTDWWSTCTGNTSAFADHPLHIANYSTTGAGPMPAGWGTYNVWQYSSTGPFVGDSNVWNGSTADLARFAMSGPAPDRTRRVISPGDFNGDRRPDLLTRRADGTLWFHAGTGNGSFGAPRQIGSGWEVYNSLVAVGDYDGDGRNDIVARHVNGSLYRYSGTGVVDSRNEGYRPAVQIGNGGWGDFNRLIGVGDANSDGRTDLLATRADGSSLLYQGTGTGQHGPAFGAGSDWWRFSELVGARDFNGDGRVDVVARSSDGNLWLRAGNGGGSFAPGFSIGTGWDIYSTVLGGSDFNGDGKADLIGQRQDSSIWFYPGTGSTQEGYGPAARVGTVNWAADRLVVPTADFNSDGTPDLLTVARDGFLWFHPGKSSGGYGSARNIGSGWQIYEEITAVGDFNGDRRNDLLARKPDGSLWFYAGTGKVTSADEGYDRAVKVGSGWNTYRQVLGAGDLNSDGKPDLLARDGAGDLWRYYGTGSVSGRNEGYSSGTRIGSGGWDGFTTLLGPGDYDGDGRSDVLATTADGRLLLYRGSGTGLLGVMETVGTGWNAYSPLLVTSPSASGAFRLGGVANGVLWEYRGTGMAAQGYRTATPTGSLPG, translated from the coding sequence GTGAACAGACAATCACTCTTCCGCTGGCTGGGGGGTGCGGTTCTGGGCGGTGCTCTGGTGTGCGGTAGCCTGCCGGCTGCCGCCCTGACCACCACGCCCGACCCCGACGGACCGCCTACACCCGCAGCCCCCGAGATCCCCGCATCCCCCGCAACAGCGGAAGAAACCGGCCCCGCTCCCGTTGAGGCAGACCCTGGCGCTCAGGAAGCCGATCATGAGCAGCCCGGCGCCGAGGACACCGCTCCGGCCCCCCAGCCGGCCGCGACGGCGGAGAAGAAGGCTGCCGATCCGGCTCAGGATAGGGCCGAGGAATCCGCAGATCCCCCGGCTGATGCCGTAGGACCACTCGGCGCCCGGATGGGTCAGGGCCTTGAACGCCTGATGGCCACCGGCGATCCGCAGGTGCCCACGGACGAAGAAATCCGCGAGCGCCGGGACGCGGAAGCCGACCCGGAGACACCGGCGGACGTACCTGATCTGGGTACCCCTGCCAAGCTCGACGAAGCGGAGGCGTCCACCGCCACCCCCGCGGAAACGCCGCAGGCCTCCCCCGGCAGTTCCAACGGCGCAGCTTCCCTTTCCCCGGCAGCTACGTGGATGCCGGCGGGAATCCAAGGTCTGGACGTCAGCAGCCACCAGGGCAACGTTGACTGGCAGCGTGCCTGGAACCAGGGCGGCCGTTTCGCCTATGTCAAGGCCACCGAAGGGACGTATTACAAGAATCCGTTCTACGGCCAGCAGTACAACGGTTCCAAGAACACCGGCATGCTACGCGGTGCCTACCACTTCGCTATCCCCACCCCCGGGTCCGCCCGGGCGGAGGCCAACTTCTTCGTGGACAACGGCGGCGGCTGGTCCGCTGACGGCAACACCCTGCCTCCGCTGCTGGATATTGAGTACAACCCCTATCCTGAGCTCGGCAACACCTGCTACAACATGTCAGCCGGGCAGATGGTTTCCTGGATCCGGGAATTCTCCAACACCATCCAGGCCCGCACCGGCCGTCTCCCGATGATCTACACCACCACCGACTGGTGGAGTACCTGCACGGGGAACACTTCAGCGTTTGCGGACCATCCGCTCCACATAGCCAACTACAGCACCACAGGCGCCGGCCCTATGCCGGCAGGCTGGGGCACTTACAACGTCTGGCAGTACAGCAGCACCGGCCCCTTTGTGGGCGATTCCAATGTCTGGAACGGTTCGACTGCGGACCTGGCCCGGTTCGCGATGAGCGGACCGGCACCGGACCGGACCCGCCGGGTTATCAGTCCCGGGGACTTCAACGGTGACCGCAGGCCTGACCTGCTGACCCGGCGCGCGGACGGCACCTTGTGGTTCCATGCCGGCACCGGCAACGGATCCTTTGGCGCCCCGCGGCAGATCGGCTCCGGCTGGGAGGTCTACAACAGCCTTGTTGCCGTGGGCGACTACGACGGCGACGGCCGCAACGACATCGTCGCGCGCCACGTCAACGGCAGCCTCTACCGCTACTCCGGCACCGGTGTCGTGGATAGCCGGAACGAGGGCTACCGTCCCGCCGTCCAGATCGGCAACGGCGGATGGGGAGACTTCAACCGCCTGATCGGGGTCGGCGATGCCAACAGTGACGGGCGCACCGATCTGCTGGCCACCCGCGCGGACGGTTCCTCCCTGCTCTATCAGGGCACCGGCACCGGACAGCATGGCCCGGCCTTTGGAGCAGGCTCCGATTGGTGGCGTTTCTCCGAACTGGTGGGAGCACGGGACTTCAACGGTGACGGCCGGGTGGATGTGGTGGCCCGCAGCTCCGACGGCAACCTTTGGCTCCGTGCGGGCAACGGCGGCGGTTCCTTCGCCCCGGGCTTCTCCATCGGTACCGGTTGGGACATTTACTCCACGGTCCTTGGAGGCAGCGATTTCAACGGCGACGGCAAGGCGGACCTTATCGGCCAGCGTCAGGACTCCAGCATCTGGTTCTATCCCGGCACAGGTTCCACGCAGGAAGGATATGGTCCGGCCGCACGGGTCGGCACGGTGAACTGGGCTGCAGACCGGTTGGTGGTCCCCACGGCGGACTTCAACTCCGACGGCACACCGGATCTGTTGACCGTGGCCCGTGACGGATTCTTGTGGTTCCACCCGGGCAAGTCCTCCGGAGGCTACGGTTCGGCCCGCAACATCGGCTCCGGCTGGCAGATTTACGAGGAAATCACCGCCGTAGGCGATTTCAACGGCGACCGCCGCAATGACCTCCTGGCCCGCAAACCGGACGGCAGCCTCTGGTTCTACGCCGGTACCGGCAAGGTCACCTCCGCTGATGAGGGCTATGACAGGGCGGTTAAGGTCGGCAGCGGCTGGAACACTTATCGGCAGGTGCTCGGGGCCGGTGATCTCAATTCCGACGGCAAACCTGACCTGCTGGCACGCGACGGTGCCGGCGATCTGTGGCGCTACTACGGGACCGGTTCGGTCTCAGGACGCAACGAGGGCTACAGCAGCGGTACCCGGATCGGCTCAGGCGGGTGGGATGGTTTCACCACCCTCCTCGGTCCCGGTGATTATGACGGCGACGGCCGTTCAGACGTCCTCGCCACTACAGCGGACGGCCGGTTGCTGCTGTACCGCGGCAGCGGGACCGGCTTGCTCGGCGTTATGGAAACAGTCGGCACCGGCTGGAACGCGTATTCCCCGCTGCTCGTCACTTCGCCGTCGGCGTCAGGCGCGTTCCGTCTGGGCGGCGTCGCAAACGGAGTGCTGTGGGAGTACCGCGGCACCGGGATGGCCGCACAGGGTTACCGGACAGCAACCCCGACCGGTAGCCTTCCGGGCTAG
- a CDS encoding DUF2304 domain-containing protein — protein MAVFAAFVFSLVMFVLVLEMLRRKKLREKYAVLWLLVGGGSLILAGWPQLLALVAGWLGVQVPSNLLFAMSIVLLIGVALHLSWELSVVEDETRILAEEVAILNTALKQLQGEVRSPKDPGQSGTGTGHPVPPAAGDRL, from the coding sequence ATGGCTGTTTTCGCTGCGTTTGTTTTCTCCCTTGTCATGTTTGTGCTGGTGCTGGAAATGCTCCGGCGCAAAAAGCTGCGGGAAAAGTATGCGGTTCTGTGGCTCCTGGTCGGAGGCGGGTCGCTGATTCTTGCAGGGTGGCCGCAGCTACTGGCACTCGTGGCCGGCTGGCTCGGCGTCCAGGTTCCCTCCAACCTGCTGTTTGCCATGAGCATCGTGCTGTTGATAGGAGTGGCCCTCCACCTGTCGTGGGAGCTTTCCGTCGTCGAAGACGAGACGCGTATCCTTGCCGAAGAAGTAGCCATTCTGAACACGGCGCTCAAACAGCTCCAGGGAGAAGTCCGTTCCCCGAAAGACCCAGGACAAAGCGGCACCGGTACCGGGCACCCGGTCCCTCCCGCAGCCGGAGACCGGCTCTGA
- the rfbD gene encoding dTDP-4-dehydrorhamnose reductase, with translation MTPADEAPGIFAKALAAHPTPIPGVVVFDLPVHGDNRGWFKENWQRSKMAALGLPDFGPVQNNISFNETAGTTRGIHAEPWDKYISVATGRVFGAWVDLREGPTFGRTFHHVLDPSQAIFIPRGVGNAFQTLEDGTAYTYLVNDHWSADAQEKYTFLNLADPTAAIPWPIPLDSAETSAKDKAHPFLPEVAPMPAKRVLVLGAGGQLGTALRFLFADRGDTVFAARADFDLADPAAYDAVRWQDYEVVINAAAYTAVDAAETPSGRRDAWNINTSAVSRLARIAAEHRITLVHVSTDYVFDGTSANYREDDQVCPLGVYGQTKAAGDAAAATAPRHYIIRTSWVIGEGHNFVRTMASLASKGVAPSVVNDQIGRLTFAEDIAAGIRHLLDTRAPFGTYNLTNDGEPGSWADVAAAVYRLAGADPAAVTGVSTEEYFASKPDAAPRPRNSVLDLAKIKATGFSPRDAGQALAAYLNGE, from the coding sequence GTGACGCCTGCTGACGAAGCGCCCGGCATCTTCGCCAAGGCGCTGGCCGCGCATCCCACGCCCATTCCCGGCGTCGTCGTATTTGACCTTCCGGTGCACGGCGACAACCGCGGGTGGTTCAAGGAAAACTGGCAGCGCAGCAAGATGGCGGCACTGGGCCTTCCCGACTTTGGTCCCGTGCAGAACAACATTTCCTTCAACGAGACTGCCGGCACCACCCGCGGCATCCATGCAGAGCCGTGGGATAAGTACATCTCCGTAGCGACTGGCCGCGTTTTCGGCGCCTGGGTGGATCTGCGGGAAGGCCCGACATTCGGCCGCACGTTCCACCACGTCCTGGATCCCTCGCAGGCGATATTTATCCCGCGGGGCGTGGGCAATGCTTTCCAGACGCTGGAAGACGGGACTGCGTACACCTATCTGGTCAACGACCATTGGAGCGCCGACGCTCAGGAAAAATACACCTTCCTGAACCTCGCGGATCCCACCGCGGCTATCCCCTGGCCCATCCCCCTCGACTCCGCAGAGACCTCAGCCAAGGACAAGGCCCATCCGTTCCTCCCTGAGGTCGCCCCCATGCCAGCCAAGCGCGTGCTTGTCCTGGGCGCTGGCGGCCAGCTCGGTACGGCCCTGCGGTTTCTTTTCGCTGACCGCGGCGATACCGTATTCGCCGCACGGGCCGACTTCGATCTGGCTGACCCTGCTGCCTACGACGCCGTCCGCTGGCAGGATTACGAAGTCGTCATCAACGCCGCCGCCTATACTGCCGTTGACGCCGCAGAAACACCATCCGGGCGCAGGGACGCGTGGAACATCAACACGTCCGCCGTGTCCCGGCTGGCGCGGATAGCAGCAGAGCACCGGATCACGCTGGTCCATGTTTCCACCGATTACGTTTTCGACGGAACTTCGGCCAACTACCGCGAGGACGACCAGGTCTGCCCCTTGGGCGTGTACGGCCAGACCAAGGCGGCAGGTGACGCCGCAGCGGCCACCGCGCCGCGCCATTACATCATCCGCACCAGCTGGGTGATCGGAGAGGGACATAATTTCGTCCGCACGATGGCGTCGCTGGCGTCCAAGGGCGTCGCCCCGTCTGTGGTCAATGACCAGATCGGTCGGCTCACGTTCGCCGAGGATATCGCTGCCGGCATCCGGCACCTGCTGGATACGCGCGCACCTTTCGGCACCTACAACCTCACCAATGACGGCGAGCCCGGTTCGTGGGCCGACGTCGCGGCCGCGGTCTACCGGCTGGCCGGCGCCGACCCTGCAGCCGTGACCGGGGTGAGCACCGAGGAATACTTCGCGTCCAAGCCCGATGCCGCTCCCCGCCCGCGTAACAGCGTCCTGGATCTGGCCAAGATCAAAGCCACCGGTTTCAGCCCCCGCGATGCCGGCCAAGCCCTCGCCGCCTACCTCAACGGCGAGTAG
- a CDS encoding DUF2142 domain-containing protein, with amino-acid sequence MAITDVRRTPITKLQNRWSFRGFAAAFGLFFALGSIWSFASPVSSYPDELAHVIKAAAVVNGQWHGQDSGGQGEEAVVDVPAYLQDYPKPPCFAFTPKVTADCTPEIGTATNDVQLTTSAGNYNPLYYSIVGLPSLVLAGDTAWYAMRLISVALTSLFAAASVSSILSLRRFRTTLAAFAVSCTPMVLYLTGGLNPQSLEIAATTAVFTATLAVMERSRNRENIRPYLVLLTVSAVVLANTRAVSLVWLALAVIAAVLLGGAGNLKMLLADRGVRMAGYICAAGSAVGLLWLLTAQTFQSLTGSGEQISKGQAFLTMLDRTFDYATAYIGMFGWLDTPAPNGVYAFWGFLMVGLAVAAACVRPASRLAGPALLLAAIVLLPPVMQSAVIGDVGYIWQGRYILPLVVPFLLACGYALRDVELSRTPFFARLRALLFWLAAGAQVYAFVYVLRRYTVGLARDANWLPMLQGPLWQPPAGWITWAVAYAAALAVAVVLLLRTLRAQSSGHPQDPEAANKDKESETLPCS; translated from the coding sequence ATGGCCATAACTGACGTACGACGAACCCCCATTACCAAGCTCCAAAACCGCTGGTCTTTTCGCGGGTTTGCCGCAGCCTTCGGGTTGTTTTTCGCCCTAGGGTCAATCTGGTCCTTCGCTTCTCCTGTGTCCTCGTATCCCGATGAGCTGGCACATGTCATCAAAGCGGCTGCAGTCGTCAACGGTCAGTGGCACGGCCAGGATAGCGGCGGGCAGGGCGAAGAAGCAGTGGTTGACGTACCCGCGTACCTGCAGGACTACCCCAAGCCGCCTTGCTTTGCTTTCACCCCCAAGGTAACCGCTGACTGCACTCCGGAAATCGGTACTGCGACCAACGATGTTCAGTTAACAACATCAGCGGGAAATTACAACCCCCTTTACTACTCGATTGTCGGGCTGCCCTCTTTGGTCCTTGCCGGAGACACAGCGTGGTATGCCATGCGGCTCATCAGTGTCGCCCTGACATCGCTCTTCGCCGCGGCATCGGTGTCCTCGATCCTGTCCCTTCGGCGTTTCAGGACCACTCTGGCCGCGTTTGCCGTGTCCTGCACGCCGATGGTGCTCTACCTGACCGGCGGCCTGAATCCGCAGTCGCTTGAGATTGCGGCCACCACGGCGGTCTTTACCGCAACGTTGGCAGTCATGGAGCGAAGTAGGAACCGGGAAAATATCCGCCCCTACCTGGTGCTGCTGACCGTTTCTGCCGTAGTTCTTGCCAACACCCGTGCCGTATCCCTGGTCTGGCTGGCCCTGGCTGTCATCGCCGCAGTGCTGCTGGGCGGTGCCGGCAACCTCAAGATGCTGCTCGCAGACCGCGGGGTACGCATGGCCGGGTACATCTGTGCCGCCGGCTCCGCCGTTGGACTTTTGTGGCTCCTGACCGCCCAGACCTTTCAAAGCCTGACCGGAAGCGGCGAACAGATCAGCAAGGGCCAGGCGTTCCTCACTATGCTTGACCGCACGTTCGACTACGCCACGGCCTACATAGGCATGTTCGGTTGGCTGGACACGCCTGCCCCGAACGGTGTCTACGCTTTCTGGGGCTTCCTGATGGTGGGCCTCGCGGTGGCTGCTGCCTGTGTCCGTCCGGCTTCCCGCCTCGCCGGCCCCGCACTGCTTCTGGCGGCAATAGTGCTTCTGCCCCCGGTCATGCAGTCCGCGGTGATCGGGGACGTGGGCTATATCTGGCAGGGACGCTACATTCTGCCGCTCGTGGTGCCGTTCCTCCTGGCCTGCGGCTACGCCCTTCGTGACGTTGAACTGTCCCGTACGCCCTTCTTTGCACGACTGAGGGCACTGCTCTTCTGGCTCGCCGCCGGTGCGCAGGTGTATGCGTTCGTGTATGTGCTCCGGCGCTACACCGTGGGGCTCGCCAGAGACGCAAACTGGCTGCCGATGCTCCAGGGGCCGCTTTGGCAACCGCCCGCCGGGTGGATAACATGGGCTGTTGCTTATGCTGCGGCCCTCGCCGTTGCAGTGGTGCTGCTCCTCCGGACTCTCCGCGCACAGTCCTCCGGGCACCCGCAGGACCCAGAAGCCGCTAACAAAGATAAGGAATCAGAGACACTTCCATGTTCATGA